The Naumovozyma dairenensis CBS 421 chromosome 1, complete genome genome includes a region encoding these proteins:
- the SRF1 gene encoding phospholipase D regulator (similar to Saccharomyces cerevisiae YDL133W; ancestral locus Anc_7.297) yields MSSLTDLTSVTNDARERSAKNGELPDEESQHVRSNDEPSNANAIRTNKGDKYKVGVADSLNFYAIHPTTVPPFELDAQFQKAKLKTSMESSREEHIASLNGIKRDHHQFRDQFLVTHDNKWDSFIANIGSNVAYSNKQRYVVDSESTDTESSAHSFDGSFREKNAHFLSSYDDETRRKNQVDEAERERKRVRDEILEDLTSEWEGQKRLDAIFNLPVVEDYNFKNQKDRNEWMDYVSKVKEFYYGKHPKKKDLNNPSLSDSSSIRSNRTSHRQEWLEELNKEKEKLRQLKQRKIQQWSPGLIRLGLDNQYLPLGFRIVIGILCLISLGLAVRIFQNSSSTIPSISRSIPQQPSTIMAIVVNAVATVYTIYIAHDEFSGKPIGLRNPLHKIKLILLDLLFIIFSSANLALAFNARYDKLWVCTDDEDTIHTVPKVSYICRKQKALSSFLFVALFMWVVTFTVSIVRVIERVSSSSRD; encoded by the coding sequence ATGAGCTCGCTGACAGACTTAACATCAGTTACCAACGATGCCCGGGAGAGATCAGCGAAGAATGGGGAACTACCTGATGAGGAGTCACAGCACGTACGTAGCAATGATGAACCTAGTAACGCTAATGCTATCCGAACCAACAAGGGTGATAAGTATAAGGTAGGGGTTGCCGATTCCTTAAATTTTTATGCTATCCATCCAACAACTGTACCGCCATTTGAACTTGATGCGCAATTCCAAAAGGCAAAGCTCAAAACATCAATGGAATCATCTAGAGAAGAACATATTGCAAGTTTGAATGGGATTAAGAGGGATCACCATCAGTTTAGGGATCAATTTCTTGTGACTcatgataataaatggGACAGTTTTATTGCGAATATTGGTTCCAATGTAGCATATTCCAATAAACAGCGCTATGTTGTCGATTCTGAATCCACAGATACAGAATCATCAGCCCATAGTTTTGACGGTAGTTTCCGTGAAAAAAATGCCCACTTCTTGAGCTCctatgatgatgaaacaaGAAGGAAGAATCAAGTTGATGAAGCTGAACGGGAGAGGAAACGTGTCAGGGACGAAATATTGGAAGATTTAACAAGCGAATGGGAAGGTCAGAAAAGACTGGATGCCATATTCAACTTACCAGTGGTAGAAGATTATAATTTCAAGAATCAAAAGGATAGGAATGAATGGATGGATTATGTATCTAAAGTCAAAGAATTCTATTATGGAAAACatccaaagaaaaaggatTTGAATAACCCATCCCTGTCAGATAGTAGCTCGATCAGGAGCAACAGAACATCACACCGTCAAGAATGGCTTGAggaattgaataaagaaaaggagAAATTACGTCAGTTAAAGCAGAGAAAGATACAACAATGGAGTCCAGGACTAATACGGCTGGGGCTAGACAATCAGTATCTCCCATTAGGGTTTAGGATCGTCATTGGGATTCTTTGCCTTATATCGTTAGGACTAGCTGTAAGGATTTTCCagaattcttcttctactaTTCCATCTATCTCAAGATCCATACCGCAACAACCAAGCACTATTATGGCAATAGTTGTCAATGCTGTCGCAACTGTCTATACTATCTACATTGCTCATGATGAGTTTTCTGGGAAACCAATTGGATTAAGGAACCCTCTTCATAAAATCAAGCTAATCTTATTGGATTTActcttcattatattctcTAGTGCAAATCTAGCACTGGCATTTAATGCAAGATATGATAAACTATGGGTATGTACAGATGACGAGGATACGATTCATACCGTTCCAAAAGTCTCATATATATGTCGAAAACAAAAGGCATTATCTTCGTTTTTATTCGTCGCCTTATTCATGTGGGTGGTAACTTTCACAGTCAGTATTGTCCGTGTTATTGAAAGAGTAAGTTCCTCATCAAGAGATTAA
- the CDC53 gene encoding cullin CDC53 (similar to Saccharomyces cerevisiae CDC53 (YDL132W); ancestral locus Anc_7.296) gives MPDSLPKSDDLEATWNFIQPGITQILGDDNSANSSITGVDKILSPTMYMEVYTAIYNYCVNKSRSSGQFNTDKQTLNNQSSILVGSEIYEKLKKYLKKYVSSFQKNAHESFLQFYVRRWKRFTIGAIFLNHAFDYMNRYWVQKERSDGKRYIFDVNTLCLMTWKEVLFDPNSEQLVKEVLEQITAERDGNIIQRGNVITAIKSLVALGIDPQDLKKLNLNVYIQVFEKPFLKKTEEYYTSYSQNYLASHSVTEYIFEAHELINREEKGMAMYWDDHTKKPLSETLNNVLIKNHIEQLEKNFTTLLDSRDHQKISALFTLMQRDFMLLPNLSVAYEQYIKQTGEEAISELIASHKAAVMNSSNENIKKNPNAAINSLPPKEYIKKLLDIYAIFRSITTECFKNDSIFAKALDNACRSYINNNELAIPPGAPRSATSKTAEMLAKYSDQLLKKSTKPEVTQDMSVDDIMMIFKFLTDKDAFESHYRRLFAKRLIHGTSTSDEDEESIIQRLQSENSMEYAGKITKMFQDVRLSKILEEDFDVIIKKEQQVTGNKIPDLQPFILAENMWPFTYQEVEFKLPQDLQQSYKKLEEIYTEKHNGRILKWLWPLCRGELSAAIGKPGRPAFHFTVTLFQMAILLLFNEKDVLTLENIQEATNLNLQNIAAAMVPFIKYKLLQQSPPGLEALMKPDTEFKISLPYKALRTNINFAGGVKSDILNGLISADGTTKRVPGTNGLTENEKIEKELNAERQIFLEACIVRIMKAKRKSPHSMLVNECIAQAHQRFNAKVSMIKKAIDSLIQKGYLQRCDDGESYSYLA, from the coding sequence ATGCCTGACAGTTTACCAAAATCAGATGACCTTGAAGCCACCTGGAATTTTATCCAACCTGGAATTACTCAAATTCTAGGAGATGACAACTCTgcaaattcatcaattacAGGTGTCGATAAAATTCTTTCCCCAACCATGTATATGGAAGTATACACAGCcatttataattattgtGTAAATAAATCAAGATCTTCTGGACAATTTAATACAGATAAACAAACTTTGAATAACCAATCATCTATTTTAGTTGGTAGTGAAATATAcgaaaaattaaaaaaatatttgaagaaatatgtGTCTAGCTTCCAGAAGAATGCACATGAATCATTTTTGCAATTTTACGTTAGACGTTGGAAAAGATTTACCATTGGTGCCATTTTCCTAAACCATGCCTTCGATTATATGAATAGATACTGGGttcaaaaggaaagaagCGATGGCAAAAGGTACATTTTTGATGTGAATACCTTATGTTTAATGACTTGGAAAGAAGTCCTTTTTGATCCAAATAGTGAACAATTGGTTAAGGAGGTTCTTGAACAAATCACTGCAGAAAGAGACGGAAATATTATCCAGAGAGGTAACGTCATTACAGCCATCAAGTCTCTTGTGGCTTTAGGTATTGATCCTcaagatttgaagaaattgaatttgaacGTTTATATCCAAGTATTTGAAAAACcatttttaaagaaaactGAGGAATACTACACTTCATATTCTCAAAATTATCTGGCCTCCCATTCTGTGAcagaatatatatttgaagcTCATGAATTAATCAACCGTGAGGAAAAAGGTATGGCAATGTATTGGGATGATCACACGAAGAAACCTCTTTCTGaaactttaaataatgTACTGATTAAAAACCATATTGAACAATTGGAGAAAAACTTTACTACATTGTTGGACTCTAGGGATCATCAAAAGATATCTGCATTATTTACATTGATGCAAAGAGATTTCATGTTATTACCGAACTTAAGCGTTGCATATGAACAATATATCAAACAAACTGGTGAAGAGGCTATCTCCGAGTTAATAGCCTCTCATAAAGCCGCCGTCATGAATTCATCTAACGAAAACATCAAGAAAAATCCTAATGCAGCTATCAATTCGTTACCACCAAAAGAAtacattaaaaaattactcGATATTTATGCAATCTTCCGTAGTATCACTACAgaatgtttcaaaaatgattCTATATTCGCAAAAGCATTAGACAATGCCTGTAGATCTTAcataaataataacgaGTTAGCAATTCCACCTGGAGCGCCAAGATCTGCCACATCCAAGACAGCAGAAATGCTAGCCAAATATAGTGATCAACTGTTGAAGAAGTCTACTAAGCCAGAGGTTACTCAGGATATGTCCGTTGATGATATAATGAtgatcttcaaatttttaacTGACAAGGATGCTTTTGAATCCCATTACCGTAGATTATTTGCTAAAAGATTAATTCATGGAACATCAACatctgatgaagatgaggaatccattattcaaagattACAAAGTGAAAATAGTATGGAATATGCAGGTAAGATTACGAAAATGTTCCAAGATGTTAGGCTCTCTAAGATATTGGAAGAAGACTTTGATGTCATAATTAAAAAGGAACAGCAGGTTACCGGGAATAAAATCCCGGATTTGCAGCCCTTTATACTTGCCGAAAATATGTGGCCATTTACATACCAAGAAGTCGAATTCAAACTACCACAGGATTTACAACAATCATATAAAAAGCTAGAGGAAATATATACAGAAAAACATAATGGAAGAATTCTGAAGTGGCTGTGGCCGTTATGTCGTGGTGAATTGAGTGCAGCTATCGGTAAACCAGGTCGTCCAGCATTCCATTTTACAGTGACATTATTTCAAATGGCtatattattactgtttaatgaaaaggatGTTTTAACTTTAGAGAACATTCAAGAAGCCACGAATCTAAATCTACAAAATATTGCCGCTGCCATGGTGccattcattaaatataaattacTTCAACAATCTCCTCCTGGGTTGGAAGCCTTGATGAAACCTGATAcagaatttaaaatatcaCTTCCATACAAAGCTTTAAGAACGAACATCAATTTTGCCGGTGGTGTTAAAAGTGATATATTGAACGGATTAATATCAGCTGATGGTACAACGAAAAGAGTTCCAGGTACCAATGGATTAACTGAAAACGAAAAGATTGAGAAAGAGTTAAATGCTGAAAGGCAAATATTCTTGGAAGCTTGTATTGTCAGAATCATGAAGgcgaaaagaaaatcacCTCATTCGATGTTGGTAAATGAGTGTATAGCGCAAGCTCATCAGCGATTTAATGCTAAAGTTTCCATGATAAAGAAAGCTATTGATAGTTTGATTCAAAAAGGTTATCTTCAAAGATGTGATGATGGTGAATCATACTCATATTTAGcctga
- the LYS21 gene encoding homocitrate synthase LYS21 (similar to Saccharomyces cerevisiae LYS20 (YDL182W) and LYS21 (YDL131W); ancestral locus Anc_7.295), with the protein MSGPQNDFQKVHESSSGPVQANPYGPNPSDFLSNVNNFQLIDSTLREGEQFANSFFSTEKKIEIAKALDDFGVDYIELTSPVASEQSRKDCEAICKLGLKAKILTHIRCHMDDARVAVETGVDGVDVVIGTSKFLRQYSHGKDMNYIAKSAIEVIEFVKSKGIEIRFSSEDSFRSDLVDLLNIYKTVNKIGVNRVGIADTVGCANPRQVYELVRTLKSVVSCDIECHFHNDTGCAIANAYCALEAGARLIDVCVLGIGERNGIVPLGGLMARMIVAAPEYVKSKYKLHKIRDIENLVADAVEVNIPFNNPITGFCAFTHKAGIHAKAILANPSTYEILDPHDFGMKRYIHFANRLTGWNAIKSRVDQLNLNLTDDQVKEVTAKIKKLGDVRPLNIDDVDSIIKDFHTELSTPMLKPTSAKDREDSLDLNDGPASKKTRTK; encoded by the coding sequence ATGAGTGGTCCACAAAACGATTTCCAAAAAGTCCATGAATCTTCCTCTGGACCAGTCCAAGCTAATCCATATGGCCCAAACCCATCTGATTTCTTATCTAATGtcaataatttccaattgATTGATTCCACTTTAAGAGAAGGTGAACAATTTGCCAATTCTTTTTTCTCTACTGAAAAGAAGATTGAAATTGCTAAAGCCTTAGATGACTTTGGTGTTgattatattgaattaaCCTCTCCAGTGGCTTCTGAACAATCAAGAAAGGATTGTGAAGCTATTTGTAAATTAGGTTTAAAGGCTAAGATCTTAACACATATTAGATGTCATATGGATGACGCTAGAGTTGCTGTTGAAACTGGTGTTGATGGTGTTGATGTCGTTATTGGGACGTCTAAATTTTTAAGACAATATTCTCATGGTAAAGATATGAATTACATTGCTAAGAGTGCCATTGAAGTCATTGAGTTTGTTAAATCTAAAggtattgaaattagattCTCTTCTGAAGACTCATTTAGAAGTGATTTGGTTGatcttttgaatatttataagACTGTTAATAAGATTGGTGTTAACAGAGTTGGTATTGCAGATACTGTTGGTTGTGCTAATCCAAGACAAGTTTATGAATTAGTAAGAACATTGAAGAGTGTTGTTTCATGTGATATTGAATGTCATTTCCATAATGATACTGGTTGTGCCATTGCGAATGCTTACTGTGCTCTTGAAGCTGGTGCCAGATTAATTGATGTCTGTGTGTTAGGTATTGGTGAAAGAAATGGTATTGTTCCATTAGGTGGGTTAATGGCAAGAATGATCGTTGCTGCACCAGAATACGTCAAATCCAAATATAAGTTGCATAAGATCAGAGACATAGAGAATTTGGTTGCTGATGCTGTTGAAGTTAATATTCCATTCAATAATCCAATTACAGGGTTCTGTGCCTTTACACATAAAGCTGGTATTCATGCTAAGGCTATTCTAGCTAATCCATCTACATACGAAATCCTGGATCCTCATGATTTCGGTATGAAGagatatattcattttgCTAATAGATTGACTGGTTGGAACGCTATTAAATCAAGAGTAGAccaattgaatttgaatctaACAGATGATCAAGTTAAAGAAGTTACAGCCAAGATTAAAAAGTTGGGTGACGTTAGACCATTGAACATTGATGATGTCGATTCTATTATTAAGGATTTCCACACTGAACTAAGTACACCAATGTTGAAACCAACTTCCGCCAAAGATAGAGAAGATTCTTTAGATTTGAATGACGGACCTGCATCTAAGAAAACTAGAACCAAATAA
- the STF1 gene encoding ATPase-binding protein (similar to Saccharomyces cerevisiae INH1 (YDL181W) and STF1 (YDL130W-A); ancestral locus Anc_7.294) yields the protein MSNIILVRSQVLRSIKSPLCITLIPKNTRMYSEGSVGSPRGGSEDSFLRRERAKEDFFVRQHEKEQFKHFKEQLKNHQKQLEHLESKIDKLSNGEKESK from the coding sequence ATGTCAAATATCATATTAGTTCGTTCACAGGTTCTACGTAGCATAAAATCGCCGCTCTGCATAACTCTCATACCCAAAAATACTCGAATGTATTCAGAAGGATCCGTTGGTAGTCCAAGAGGAGGGAGTGAAGATTCATTTTTAAGAAGGGAGCGAGCCAAAGAGGATTTCTTCGTTAGACAACATGAAAAGGAACAATTCAAGCATTTTAAAGAACAATTAAAGAATCATCAGAAACAACTGGAACATTTGGAATCCAAGATTGACAAGTTAAGTAACGGAGAGAAGGAATCTAAATGA